Proteins encoded together in one Nostoc sp. PCC 7524 window:
- a CDS encoding precorrin-8X methylmutase produces MEWHVTDAQSLAIIDSEIGDHVLSPAEYEIVRRVVYATADFEYKSLIRFSERALQSGAAALAARTTIVVDVPMVQSGIAYEIQNTFANAVYSSTEAITRTQTERTRAAWGIENLAKRYPEGIFIVGQAQTALTTLVDLIEAEEISPALIIATSVGFVDVDDAKRRLQDSLVPNITIDSRKGNAVVAVAIADGLIDLAWQAYGQNRRG; encoded by the coding sequence ATGGAATGGCACGTAACTGATGCTCAAAGTCTAGCAATTATTGATAGCGAAATTGGCGATCATGTCCTCTCACCCGCAGAATATGAGATTGTCCGGCGGGTGGTTTACGCTACGGCTGACTTTGAGTATAAGTCTTTAATTCGGTTTTCTGAACGTGCATTACAATCGGGTGCGGCAGCACTGGCGGCACGTACTACTATTGTTGTAGATGTGCCGATGGTGCAATCAGGTATTGCCTACGAGATTCAAAATACTTTTGCTAATGCCGTGTATTCCAGCACGGAAGCCATAACCCGTACTCAAACAGAAAGAACTCGTGCCGCTTGGGGAATTGAAAATTTAGCCAAGCGTTACCCAGAAGGTATTTTTATAGTAGGTCAAGCACAAACAGCTTTAACTACACTGGTAGATTTAATAGAAGCAGAAGAAATTAGCCCAGCTTTAATCATTGCTACATCTGTGGGATTTGTTGATGTGGACGATGCCAAAAGGCGTTTACAAGATTCTCTTGTTCCCAATATCACAATTGATAGCCGCAAAGGAAATGCCGTTGTAGCAGTTGCGATCGCAGACGGGCTGATAGACTTAGCATGGCAAGCTTACGGGCAGAATAGGAGAGGGTAG
- a CDS encoding TPM domain-containing protein, which yields MQSCFWRKVLVSITVFFLAGSVWVMNSSSALAYDNPELLPNYFTPVVDLAKALPDPQEEKLVEEIEQFETDTGWKLRVLTQYDRTPGRAVINYWGLDDKSILLVADSRGGNILSFSVGDAVYELLPRTFWIELQTRFGNLYFVREQGEDQAILQALSSVKGCLLKGGCSVVPGLPREQWILTLITSVIGGIICGFAAQPRTEGQVVAWQWALIFSPLWGILFIAFGIGPVVTRTSDWLPLVRNISGFLIGVLVAYLSPVFSRPSSNANS from the coding sequence ATGCAGTCTTGTTTTTGGCGCAAAGTCTTAGTATCTATTACAGTATTTTTCTTGGCTGGGTCAGTTTGGGTGATGAACTCTTCCTCAGCACTGGCTTACGACAATCCCGAATTGTTGCCTAATTATTTCACCCCGGTTGTAGACTTAGCTAAAGCTCTCCCTGACCCCCAAGAAGAAAAGCTAGTCGAGGAAATTGAGCAGTTTGAAACTGATACTGGTTGGAAACTGCGCGTACTCACTCAATATGACCGTACCCCAGGTAGAGCAGTCATCAATTATTGGGGTTTGGATGACAAAAGCATTCTCTTGGTTGCTGATTCCCGTGGTGGTAACATCCTCAGTTTTAGTGTTGGTGATGCAGTTTACGAACTTTTACCCCGGACTTTTTGGATAGAATTACAAACTCGCTTTGGTAATTTGTATTTTGTGCGGGAACAAGGGGAAGACCAAGCTATTTTACAAGCCTTGAGTTCTGTGAAGGGCTGTTTACTCAAGGGTGGTTGCAGCGTTGTTCCGGGATTACCGAGGGAACAATGGATTTTAACTTTAATTACCTCAGTTATTGGTGGAATTATTTGTGGATTTGCAGCTCAACCCCGCACTGAAGGACAAGTTGTAGCTTGGCAATGGGCTTTAATTTTCTCACCTTTATGGGGAATTTTGTTTATTGCCTTCGGAATCGGCCCAGTAGTGACACGTACCAGCGATTGGTTGCCTTTAGTGCGTAACATTTCCGGCTTTCTCATCGGTGTTTTGGTAGCTTACCTCTCACCTGTGTTTAGTCGTCCCTCTTCCAATGCTAATTCTTGA
- a CDS encoding DUF948 domain-containing protein: MIDPLFWLGFSILLVAASLTAVLVAAIPALQELARAARSAEKLFDTLSRELPPTLEAIRATGIELTDLTDDVSEGVKSVGQVVKQVDQSLDTAKKQAQNLQVGTRSIVVGVKAAWKTFTRQKSPRRTVVERVQITEKSSLTQRDRETFNPENRRPKAEAYRIHDGFSE, translated from the coding sequence GTGATTGACCCCCTGTTTTGGTTGGGATTTTCGATTCTTTTAGTAGCTGCCAGTCTGACGGCCGTGTTAGTGGCAGCAATACCAGCTTTGCAGGAGTTAGCGCGAGCTGCTCGCAGTGCCGAAAAATTATTTGATACTCTCTCACGAGAACTACCTCCTACCTTAGAAGCCATCCGCGCCACAGGCATAGAACTGACAGATTTGACCGATGATGTGAGTGAAGGCGTTAAAAGTGTTGGTCAAGTCGTTAAACAAGTTGATCAAAGTCTAGATACTGCTAAAAAACAAGCTCAAAATCTGCAAGTAGGGACACGTAGTATTGTTGTAGGTGTCAAAGCCGCTTGGAAGACCTTTACCCGTCAAAAATCTCCCAGGCGAACAGTAGTTGAGCGTGTACAAATCACTGAAAAATCTTCACTCACACAACGAGACAGAGAAACATTCAACCCAGAAAATCGCCGCCCTAAAGCGGAAGCCTATCGTATTCATGATGGTTTTAGTGAATAG
- a CDS encoding YtxH domain-containing protein — protein MSNNRSGAFIGGVMLGAAIGTLAGLLAAPRTGRETRKILKKSADAIPELAEDLSTSVQIQADRLSASALRNWDETLDRLREAIAAGVDASQRESQVLKKQKAAQDSDNLPQELERS, from the coding sequence ATGTCTAATAACCGTTCTGGAGCATTTATTGGCGGTGTGATGCTAGGAGCTGCGATCGGCACTTTAGCCGGATTACTTGCTGCTCCCCGCACAGGGCGCGAAACCCGCAAAATTTTGAAAAAATCTGCCGATGCAATCCCAGAATTGGCAGAAGATTTATCAACCAGTGTACAAATTCAAGCTGACCGTCTTTCCGCTAGTGCCTTGCGAAATTGGGATGAAACTTTAGATAGACTAAGGGAAGCGATCGCTGCTGGTGTAGATGCTAGTCAGCGAGAAAGCCAAGTCTTGAAAAAGCAAAAAGCTGCCCAAGACTCAGACAACCTTCCTCAAGAATTAGAACGCTCATAA